In Natrinema amylolyticum, the following are encoded in one genomic region:
- the gcvPB gene encoding aminomethyl-transferring glycine dehydrogenase subunit GcvPB, whose protein sequence is MSDERSDGLGDADAAQSRYDQARYVENGEYEPLLSEKDRTRVEIGGSGDDGNGADSEDGGSPLPDDLTRDSLELPELSEPELARHYTRLSQMIYGIDSGPYPLGSCTMKYNPKFTEDVAALPSAAVHPDRSEGSVQGTLELLYRLQDYLGRIGGMDAVTLQPPAGAAGEFVGIRVAAAYHEHNGEGHRDEVIVPESAHGTNFASAALGGYDVVSLPSDDEGRVDLEALEAALSENTAALMLTNPNTLGLFERDITEIAEMVHDVGGLLYYDGANLNALLGRARPGDMGFDVMHYNVHKTFATPHGGGGPGAGPVGVVDELAPFLPAPRVRERGEESKSGDSIYERFEPEHTIGKVHGFDGNWLVLVKAFAYIARLGDEGLADASASAVLNANYLAERIDYDVPYGPFHHEFVASAGEQDAADVAKRMLDYGVHPPTTKWPEIVPEALMTEPTEVESKDTLDRLAAAFNAVAGEDDATLEAAPERTTARRIDQTSAARSPRLSWQALDTEDES, encoded by the coding sequence ATGAGCGACGAGCGGTCCGACGGCCTCGGAGATGCGGACGCCGCGCAGTCGCGCTACGATCAGGCCCGGTACGTCGAGAACGGCGAGTACGAGCCCCTGCTCTCGGAGAAGGATCGGACGCGCGTCGAGATCGGCGGCAGTGGGGACGACGGCAACGGTGCCGATAGCGAGGACGGCGGCTCACCGCTCCCCGACGACCTGACGCGGGACTCCCTCGAGCTCCCCGAACTCTCCGAACCCGAACTGGCTCGCCACTACACGCGGCTCTCCCAGATGATCTACGGGATCGACAGCGGTCCCTACCCGCTCGGGTCGTGTACGATGAAGTACAACCCCAAGTTCACGGAAGACGTTGCCGCGCTGCCGTCCGCCGCGGTCCACCCCGATCGGTCCGAGGGGTCCGTCCAGGGGACCCTCGAGCTCCTGTATCGGCTTCAGGACTACCTCGGCCGAATCGGCGGGATGGACGCGGTGACGCTCCAGCCGCCCGCGGGCGCGGCCGGCGAGTTCGTCGGCATCCGTGTCGCCGCGGCCTACCACGAGCACAACGGCGAGGGCCACCGCGACGAGGTCATCGTCCCCGAGAGCGCCCACGGAACCAACTTCGCGAGCGCTGCCCTCGGGGGCTACGACGTCGTGTCCCTGCCCAGCGACGACGAGGGCCGGGTCGACCTCGAGGCGCTCGAGGCCGCCCTGAGCGAGAATACGGCGGCGCTGATGCTTACGAACCCGAATACGCTCGGACTCTTCGAGCGCGACATCACCGAGATCGCCGAGATGGTCCACGACGTCGGCGGCTTGCTGTACTACGACGGGGCGAATCTGAACGCCCTGCTCGGCCGCGCGCGGCCGGGCGACATGGGCTTCGACGTGATGCACTACAACGTCCACAAGACGTTCGCGACGCCCCACGGCGGCGGCGGGCCGGGCGCGGGTCCGGTCGGCGTCGTCGACGAACTCGCGCCGTTCCTGCCCGCGCCTCGAGTCAGGGAGCGCGGCGAGGAGTCGAAATCCGGTGATTCGATCTACGAACGCTTCGAGCCCGAGCACACCATCGGCAAGGTCCACGGGTTCGACGGCAACTGGCTGGTGCTCGTCAAGGCCTTCGCCTATATCGCGCGTCTCGGCGACGAGGGCCTCGCGGACGCGAGCGCGTCGGCAGTGCTCAATGCGAACTACCTTGCCGAGCGGATCGACTACGACGTCCCCTACGGGCCGTTCCACCACGAGTTCGTCGCCAGCGCCGGCGAGCAGGACGCGGCCGACGTGGCCAAACGGATGCTCGATTACGGCGTCCACCCGCCGACGACCAAGTGGCCCGAGATCGTCCCCGAGGCCCTGATGACCGAGCCGACCGAGGTCGAGAGCAAGGACACCTTGGATCGGCTCGCCGCCGCATTCAACGCCGTCGCCGGCGAGGACGACGCGACGCTCGAGGCCGCGCCGGAACGGACCACCGCGCGCCGGATCGACCAGACGAGCGCGGCGCGGAGCCCGCGGCTCTCGTGGCAGGCGCTGGATACCGAGGACGAATCCTAA
- a CDS encoding cytochrome P450: MTNNGHGDEVSAHEITPPLHDGLPVIGNTHQLVREQDGLYEAAAQQGDVVHLRLLGIGDFYQVNHPALAEHILVDDRDQFEKASLSQEDLGDLLGQGLVLSEGELWERQRDRIRPAFYMDRIADYADTMTAEVRTAVADWTGTPIVNIEDEMKGLTLRILVKSMFGSDIEYEDRGIRDTVRALQEPGQPAKQPVARMVPKWVPIPMWRRYKRGIGEMESLIGEVVETRRNGSTENGDDLLSMLLTGTDEDGETMSEKLLRDEMMTFLFAGHETTATALTFTWFLLAHHPEIERRLVAEVEDALETDYATFDDLPELEYTERVLREAMRLYPPVPSIPRETTEALELGGYALPESATVAPMQWTIHRDDRFWETPLAFRPDRFEGDDDRPAFAYFPFGGGPRRCIGQQFALVEGKLILATLVRNYHLELVSDPDVDLSVSITTRPLDPIEMRPEPRSIE; this comes from the coding sequence ATGACTAATAACGGTCACGGCGACGAGGTTTCAGCGCACGAAATCACCCCGCCGCTACACGATGGGTTGCCGGTTATCGGAAATACGCACCAACTCGTCCGGGAGCAAGACGGGCTGTACGAGGCGGCCGCCCAGCAGGGCGATGTCGTTCACCTCCGACTCTTGGGAATCGGTGATTTCTATCAGGTCAACCATCCCGCGCTCGCCGAGCATATACTCGTCGACGATCGTGATCAGTTCGAAAAAGCGAGTCTGAGCCAAGAGGATCTCGGTGATCTCCTCGGTCAGGGACTGGTCCTCAGTGAGGGAGAGCTGTGGGAACGTCAGCGCGATCGGATCCGACCGGCCTTCTACATGGATCGAATCGCCGACTACGCCGATACGATGACGGCCGAAGTTCGGACGGCGGTAGCCGACTGGACTGGAACGCCGATCGTGAATATCGAAGACGAAATGAAAGGACTGACGCTCAGGATTCTTGTGAAGTCGATGTTCGGTTCGGACATCGAGTACGAAGATCGGGGGATCCGCGATACCGTACGCGCCCTCCAGGAACCGGGACAACCGGCTAAACAGCCCGTCGCACGAATGGTTCCCAAGTGGGTGCCGATCCCGATGTGGCGACGATACAAGCGAGGGATCGGTGAAATGGAGTCACTGATAGGAGAGGTCGTCGAGACTCGCCGGAACGGGAGTACCGAGAACGGGGACGACCTCCTGTCGATGCTGTTGACTGGCACTGACGAAGACGGCGAGACGATGTCGGAGAAACTCCTCCGCGACGAGATGATGACGTTCCTGTTCGCTGGTCACGAAACCACGGCGACTGCCCTCACGTTCACCTGGTTCCTGCTCGCTCACCATCCCGAGATCGAACGTCGACTCGTCGCCGAAGTCGAGGACGCGTTGGAGACCGATTACGCGACGTTTGACGACCTTCCCGAACTGGAATACACGGAACGGGTGCTGCGAGAAGCCATGCGGCTCTATCCACCGGTACCCTCGATTCCGCGGGAGACGACTGAGGCCCTCGAGCTCGGTGGGTACGCGCTTCCCGAAAGTGCGACGGTAGCGCCAATGCAGTGGACGATCCACCGTGACGATCGGTTCTGGGAAACCCCGCTCGCGTTCCGACCCGACCGGTTCGAGGGGGACGACGATCGGCCGGCGTTCGCGTACTTTCCCTTCGGGGGCGGACCCCGCCGGTGTATCGGTCAGCAGTTCGCACTCGTCGAAGGGAAACTGATTCTCGCGACGCTCGTCCGAAACTATCATCTCGAACTCGTCTCGGATCCGGACGTCGATCTCTCCGTGAGCATCACGACCCGACCCCTCGATCCGATCGAGATGCGGCCCGAACCCAGATCGATCGAGTAG
- a CDS encoding tyrosine-type recombinase/integrase, whose amino-acid sequence MKPERAVERYLKERRPEVAESTYYNHKSALDQFVSWCIEEDIDDISQIDGFHVHDFKLYRRDQGINEVTLYNNLSTLRVFIRWLESMGLAESGLAEGIVLPNPDDDARDEMISEEIANRILDYLEKFEYATARHALFVLLWDTGFRIGTVRALDLGDYHPDEHYIEVAHRPETGTPLKNGDEAEREINLHQWVCELLSDYIKVHREEVTDVNGRAPLLTTKHGRAAKTTLRMQINSLTRPCEYTGDCPHGREISDCEATEYQYSQRCPSSVSPHAIRRSAITKWLNDGHQKELIGDRMNVSPKTLNKHYDGRTKSEKRTLRREMFNMGDENY is encoded by the coding sequence ATGAAACCCGAACGCGCTGTAGAACGGTATTTGAAAGAACGCCGCCCCGAGGTTGCTGAATCGACGTACTATAATCACAAATCTGCACTTGACCAGTTCGTGTCTTGGTGCATTGAGGAGGATATAGACGATATTTCCCAGATCGATGGATTCCACGTCCACGATTTCAAGCTCTATCGCCGAGATCAAGGTATAAACGAGGTCACGCTTTACAACAATCTGAGTACACTGCGTGTATTCATTCGCTGGCTGGAATCAATGGGGTTAGCCGAATCTGGTCTTGCTGAGGGTATCGTTCTCCCAAACCCGGATGACGATGCTCGAGATGAGATGATCTCAGAGGAAATAGCGAACCGGATTCTGGACTATCTCGAGAAATTCGAATACGCGACAGCTCGCCATGCACTCTTTGTCCTTCTCTGGGATACTGGCTTTCGAATCGGTACAGTCCGTGCGCTTGATCTTGGTGACTACCACCCGGATGAACACTACATTGAGGTCGCTCATCGGCCGGAGACTGGAACACCACTAAAAAACGGAGATGAAGCAGAGCGCGAAATCAATCTCCATCAATGGGTTTGTGAACTGTTGAGTGACTACATCAAGGTTCATCGTGAAGAAGTGACCGATGTCAATGGGCGGGCACCGTTGTTGACAACGAAACACGGACGAGCTGCCAAGACGACGCTTCGTATGCAGATCAACTCATTGACGCGGCCATGCGAATACACTGGTGATTGCCCTCATGGACGGGAGATCAGCGATTGCGAAGCAACAGAGTATCAGTACTCTCAACGATGTCCATCGTCTGTTTCACCCCACGCGATACGCCGTTCAGCGATTACAAAATGGCTCAATGATGGGCATCAGAAAGAACTAATCGGTGATCGTATGAATGTGAGTCCGAAAACTCTAAATAAACATTATGACGGTCGGACTAAGTCAGAAAAACGGACACTTCGACGAGAGATGTTTAATATGGGTGATGAAAATTATTAG
- a CDS encoding DUF7553 family protein: MNKHFRDSRYYLARAAEHARLGVTESLETPLARARALLGREPDPEPEPSRLEEAVADATALEHRAATRVRGGIGSVRARVTVGRSSEADDDR, translated from the coding sequence ATGAACAAACACTTCCGTGACAGCCGATACTACCTCGCTCGCGCCGCCGAACACGCCCGTCTGGGCGTTACCGAATCCCTCGAGACACCCCTGGCCCGGGCTCGAGCGCTCCTCGGACGAGAACCCGACCCGGAGCCCGAACCCAGCCGTCTCGAGGAGGCAGTGGCGGACGCGACCGCACTCGAGCACCGAGCGGCGACGCGAGTTCGGGGCGGGATCGGCTCGGTGCGAGCCCGGGTGACGGTGGGGCGCTCGAGCGAGGCCGACGACGATCGGTGA
- a CDS encoding cob(I)yrinic acid a,c-diamide adenosyltransferase, giving the protein MSIYTGRGDDGETDLRDMTRVSKSSARIEAYGTVDELNALIGTVRPTEHDDVNDRLSEIQNHLHVVQADFANPDPDEDDPEIRPDHVETVEDWIDEYDEELEPLTSFILPTGSEHGAALHHARTVCRRAERRAVALASEEQINEDAVQYLNRLSDGLFTFARVVNARDGEPEEAPDY; this is encoded by the coding sequence ATGTCGATTTACACCGGCCGCGGCGACGACGGGGAGACGGATCTCCGGGACATGACCCGCGTTTCGAAGTCGAGCGCCCGCATCGAGGCCTACGGGACCGTCGACGAACTCAACGCCCTGATCGGCACGGTTCGACCGACCGAGCACGACGACGTCAACGACCGCTTGTCCGAGATCCAGAACCACCTCCACGTGGTACAGGCGGACTTCGCAAATCCCGACCCCGACGAGGACGACCCCGAGATCCGTCCCGACCACGTCGAGACCGTCGAGGACTGGATCGACGAGTACGACGAGGAACTCGAGCCGCTGACCTCGTTTATCCTGCCGACCGGCAGCGAACACGGCGCTGCGTTACACCACGCCCGGACGGTCTGTCGGCGCGCCGAACGGCGGGCGGTGGCGCTGGCGTCCGAAGAGCAGATCAACGAAGACGCGGTCCAGTATCTCAATCGGCTCTCGGACGGGCTGTTCACGTTCGCCCGCGTCGTCAACGCTCGCGACGGCGAACCGGAGGAAGCGCCCGACTACTAA
- a CDS encoding heavy metal translocating P-type ATPase produces MTDDVNAGEGSGGGRQRTLTARLAVPEMDCPSCAGKVDKSVRRVDGVVDADLNPTTGTASVTYDPDRTSESDVVAAIEGAGYEVTGGTDTDGDADADDGVDVAPPSEVWTSPRAKKTWIGAAFVVVGLLLKFVFAAQNVAVASVLEYPLSIADVLLLGAVAVSGIPVVRSGYYSARNRSLDIDLLMGTAIIAATGIGYFTEAATLAVLFSIAELLEEYAMDRARDSLRELMELSPDEATVRRTTGSSATSSSGDAVDSEEVTVPVEDVNIGETVIVRPGEKVPLDGTVVEGESAVDESPITGESVPVDKTPGDEVYAGAINEEGYLEVDVTSTAGDSTLSQIVELVQGAQSKQTETEQFVDRFAGYYTPAVVALAILTAVLPPLVISDPVSTAAAGYEITFAGDWQTWFIRGLTLLVIACPCAFVISTPVSVVSGITSAAKNGVLIKGGNYLEAMGEVDAVAVDKTGTLTKGELAVTDIVPLGDASEADLLRYGAGLERRSEHPIADAIRSRAAASGLDDSPEPSSFESLTGKGIRGEIDGETYYAGKPALFEELGFDLSRAHRATDGGVVAAETPEADDGAFSEETLAALEREGKTVVLVGTASELLGAIAIADEVRPASKRAVARLRELGVDRVVMLTGDNEGTARAIADEVGVDEYRAELLPDDKVDAVESLQAKYGNVAMVGDGINDAPALATAEVGIAMGAAGTDTALETADIALMGDDIAKLPYLYALSNTANGVIRQSIWASLGVKLLLALGVPLGFVSVAMAVVVGDMGMSLGVTGNAMRLSRLKPDQFFD; encoded by the coding sequence ATGACAGACGACGTAAACGCGGGAGAGGGAAGCGGGGGTGGTCGACAGCGAACGCTGACGGCTCGCCTCGCAGTCCCGGAGATGGACTGTCCGTCCTGTGCGGGGAAGGTCGACAAGAGCGTCAGGCGCGTCGACGGGGTCGTCGACGCCGACCTCAACCCGACGACCGGAACGGCTTCCGTCACGTACGACCCCGATCGCACTAGTGAGAGCGACGTCGTCGCGGCGATCGAAGGCGCGGGGTACGAGGTCACTGGTGGAACCGATACCGACGGAGACGCCGACGCGGACGACGGCGTCGACGTCGCGCCGCCGTCGGAGGTCTGGACGAGCCCGCGTGCGAAAAAGACCTGGATCGGTGCGGCGTTCGTCGTCGTCGGCCTCCTCTTGAAGTTCGTCTTCGCTGCGCAGAACGTCGCCGTAGCGAGCGTCCTTGAGTATCCGCTCTCGATCGCGGACGTCCTGCTCCTCGGCGCGGTCGCCGTCAGCGGGATTCCGGTCGTCCGGAGCGGCTACTACTCGGCGCGCAACCGAAGCCTCGATATCGATCTCCTGATGGGGACTGCGATCATCGCCGCCACCGGCATCGGCTACTTCACCGAGGCGGCGACGCTGGCCGTCCTCTTCAGCATCGCCGAGCTCCTGGAGGAGTACGCGATGGACAGGGCGCGGGACTCCCTGCGAGAACTGATGGAACTCTCGCCCGACGAGGCGACGGTTCGACGCACCACCGGATCGTCGGCGACGTCCTCGTCCGGGGATGCCGTCGACAGCGAGGAAGTGACCGTCCCCGTCGAGGACGTGAATATCGGCGAAACGGTGATCGTCCGTCCGGGCGAGAAGGTGCCGCTCGACGGCACCGTCGTCGAGGGCGAGAGCGCAGTCGACGAGTCGCCGATCACCGGCGAGAGCGTGCCCGTCGACAAGACGCCCGGCGACGAGGTCTACGCCGGCGCGATCAACGAGGAGGGTTACCTCGAGGTCGACGTCACGTCGACGGCGGGCGATTCGACGCTCTCGCAGATCGTCGAGCTAGTCCAAGGTGCACAGTCGAAACAGACCGAAACCGAGCAGTTCGTCGACCGGTTCGCAGGCTACTACACGCCGGCCGTGGTCGCGCTGGCGATTCTGACCGCCGTCCTCCCGCCGCTGGTCATCAGCGATCCCGTCTCGACGGCCGCGGCCGGGTACGAGATCACCTTCGCCGGCGACTGGCAGACGTGGTTCATTCGCGGGCTCACGCTCCTGGTGATCGCCTGTCCGTGTGCCTTCGTCATCTCGACGCCCGTCTCGGTGGTGTCGGGGATCACCAGCGCCGCGAAGAACGGCGTCCTGATCAAAGGCGGCAACTACCTCGAGGCGATGGGCGAGGTCGACGCCGTCGCCGTCGACAAGACCGGCACGCTCACGAAGGGGGAACTCGCCGTCACCGACATCGTTCCGCTCGGCGATGCGAGCGAGGCCGACCTCCTCCGCTACGGCGCCGGACTGGAGCGGCGCAGCGAACACCCGATCGCCGACGCGATCCGCTCCCGTGCCGCGGCGTCGGGACTGGACGACTCGCCCGAGCCGTCGTCCTTCGAGAGTCTCACCGGGAAGGGGATCCGCGGCGAGATCGACGGCGAGACGTACTACGCCGGTAAGCCCGCGCTCTTCGAGGAGCTCGGGTTCGACCTGTCGCGAGCGCACCGGGCGACCGACGGCGGCGTCGTCGCTGCAGAGACTCCCGAGGCCGACGACGGCGCGTTCAGCGAGGAGACGCTGGCCGCGCTCGAGCGGGAGGGGAAGACAGTCGTCCTCGTCGGCACGGCGTCGGAGCTACTGGGTGCCATCGCGATCGCCGACGAGGTCCGTCCCGCCTCGAAGCGAGCCGTCGCACGCCTCCGGGAGCTCGGCGTCGACCGAGTCGTGATGCTCACCGGCGACAACGAGGGGACCGCCCGCGCGATCGCGGACGAGGTCGGCGTCGACGAGTACCGCGCCGAGCTCCTGCCGGACGACAAGGTCGACGCCGTCGAGTCGTTACAGGCGAAGTACGGTAACGTCGCGATGGTCGGCGACGGAATCAACGACGCGCCCGCGCTCGCCACCGCGGAGGTCGGCATCGCGATGGGTGCTGCAGGAACGGATACGGCGCTGGAAACCGCCGACATCGCGCTGATGGGTGACGATATCGCGAAACTCCCGTATCTCTACGCACTCTCGAACACGGCCAACGGCGTCATCCGGCAGAGCATCTGGGCGAGCCTCGGCGTGAAGCTCCTGCTCGCGCTCGGTGTCCCGCTGGGGTTCGTCAGCGTCGCGATGGCCGTCGTCGTGGGCGACATGGGGATGAGTCTCGGTGTGACCGGCAATGCGATGCGTCTCTCCCGGCTGAAGCCCGACCAGTTCTTCGACTAG
- a CDS encoding helix-turn-helix domain-containing protein: MRELVFALEYEPGCNRVADTLADHPDARIRSLSLHATAESLWRVDHAVGDATALADIEDTFLTADYYADCLAADDCGATQTTRVLDHTNDTLILYSYWERTSDCASVPHIALEHLGDGVLFETRHEGRHYTWRLIHSGEGDVGAFFDDLETAVGECARMEMLRTAETESPGGEPSDGGSELSPEQDAALRAAVEHGYYESPRAVDVGELADHLDVPRSTLTYRLRRAEQQLAKRYVADERLPERPSSAL; this comes from the coding sequence ATGCGCGAACTCGTCTTCGCCCTCGAGTACGAACCCGGGTGCAACAGAGTGGCGGATACGCTCGCAGACCATCCCGACGCTCGAATCCGGTCGCTCTCGCTGCACGCCACCGCGGAGAGCCTCTGGCGCGTCGACCACGCCGTCGGCGATGCGACCGCCCTCGCCGATATCGAGGACACCTTTCTCACCGCGGACTACTACGCGGACTGTCTCGCGGCCGACGACTGCGGTGCCACCCAGACCACCCGCGTTCTCGACCACACGAACGACACGCTGATCCTCTACTCGTACTGGGAGCGGACATCCGACTGCGCGTCCGTGCCCCACATCGCGCTCGAGCATCTCGGCGACGGCGTACTGTTCGAGACGCGCCACGAGGGGCGTCATTACACCTGGCGTCTCATCCACTCCGGCGAGGGCGACGTCGGTGCGTTCTTCGACGACCTCGAGACGGCTGTCGGCGAATGCGCCCGGATGGAAATGTTGCGGACCGCCGAAACCGAATCGCCGGGGGGCGAGCCGTCAGACGGCGGGAGCGAACTGTCGCCCGAACAGGACGCCGCGCTCCGGGCCGCCGTCGAGCACGGCTACTACGAGTCGCCGCGAGCGGTCGACGTCGGTGAACTCGCTGACCACCTCGACGTGCCCCGTTCGACGCTCACCTACCGACTGCGACGCGCCGAACAACAGTTGGCGAAGCGGTACGTCGCCGACGAACGACTACCGGAGCGCCCCTCGTCTGCGCTCTAA
- a CDS encoding DoxX family protein encodes MAFESGIGAILLLAGRLLFGGLLVYQGISHFIATDSMAGYAESKGVPAAKFGVVTSGVMLVLGGLGIALGIYPVIAAGIIAVFFLLVTPFMHDFWAVPEDQQQNERTHFMKNVQLLGVTLLVLVLAGETWGYALNIGL; translated from the coding sequence ATGGCGTTCGAGAGCGGCATCGGTGCGATACTGCTGCTCGCGGGCCGACTGCTCTTCGGTGGCCTCCTCGTCTATCAGGGAATCAGCCACTTCATCGCGACGGACTCGATGGCTGGCTATGCGGAATCGAAGGGCGTTCCCGCAGCCAAGTTCGGCGTCGTCACGTCGGGCGTGATGCTCGTCCTCGGAGGGCTCGGCATCGCGCTCGGCATCTATCCAGTCATCGCCGCGGGGATAATCGCGGTATTCTTCCTCCTCGTCACGCCGTTCATGCACGACTTCTGGGCAGTGCCCGAGGACCAGCAGCAAAACGAGCGGACCCACTTCATGAAGAACGTGCAACTGCTGGGCGTCACCCTGCTCGTGTTAGTCCTCGCCGGTGAGACCTGGGGATACGCGCTGAATATCGGCCTCTAA